Proteins from one Bacteroides mediterraneensis genomic window:
- a CDS encoding Coenzyme F420 hydrogenase/dehydrogenase, beta subunit C-terminal domain, which yields MVCPGVGCSIMSISKQLYGQERTIYDYKIGYYLSSYYGYATDTETRWHGASGGLLSAFIAFLLDKGYISAAVVSENDLKSPFLNRTILIHKSSELYRTRSSKYCPVKFNGIIKQVKKEKGKVIIVGLPCIMQGFRKYEMLDKDFKSHILGYIGLYCSCGRTFNLTEYVFKKNKIDKASLSYFQYRDEGCLGSMVAIDKMGTTKIPFQLYYHPLKSFFIPNRCLFCTDHFAEMADIAFGDIHVGKFKKDTVGVNSVVIRKSLFDNLLKEANLAGYVEISPLSKDELINCQIAIRLKKGRVNGVFAFCRMLGIKLPKYDVTLVPTMRLKSALYYLFAKFQMFIGKHRYLWPIISLFTKKGKIC from the coding sequence ATGGTTTGTCCTGGTGTAGGTTGCAGTATTATGTCTATTTCAAAACAACTCTATGGGCAGGAAAGGACTATTTACGATTACAAAATTGGCTATTATTTATCTTCATATTATGGTTACGCAACTGACACCGAAACACGGTGGCATGGAGCCTCAGGAGGATTACTTTCTGCTTTTATTGCATTTTTGCTTGATAAAGGTTACATATCAGCGGCAGTTGTTTCAGAAAATGATTTAAAGTCACCTTTTCTTAACAGAACAATTCTTATACACAAAAGTAGTGAGTTGTATAGAACACGAAGTTCCAAATATTGTCCTGTAAAATTTAACGGTATTATTAAGCAAGTTAAAAAGGAAAAGGGAAAAGTTATTATTGTCGGCTTACCTTGCATAATGCAAGGATTTCGCAAATATGAGATGCTTGATAAAGATTTTAAAAGTCACATTTTAGGCTATATAGGTTTATATTGTTCGTGTGGAAGGACATTCAATCTTACAGAGTATGTATTTAAAAAAAATAAAATTGATAAGGCTTCTCTTTCTTATTTTCAATATCGAGATGAAGGGTGTTTGGGATCAATGGTAGCTATTGATAAAATGGGCACAACAAAGATTCCATTTCAATTATATTATCATCCTCTAAAGAGTTTCTTTATACCAAATAGGTGTTTGTTTTGTACAGATCACTTTGCAGAAATGGCAGATATCGCTTTTGGAGATATTCATGTAGGTAAATTTAAGAAAGATACTGTAGGAGTAAACTCAGTAGTCATTCGAAAATCCTTATTTGATAACTTGTTAAAAGAAGCGAATTTAGCCGGATATGTTGAAATATCACCATTAAGTAAAGATGAGCTGATAAACTGTCAAATCGCAATACGATTGAAGAAAGGACGAGTAAATGGAGTTTTTGCATTTTGTAGAATGTTGGGTATAAAATTGCCTAAATATGATGTGACATTAGTTCCTACTATGCGATTAAAATCTGCTCTATATTATTTATTTGCAAAATTTCAAATGTTTATTGGTAAACATAGATATCTTTGGCCAATTATCTCATTATTTACAAAAAAAGGAAAGATATGTTAA
- a CDS encoding glycoside hydrolase family 99-like domain-containing protein, which produces MEVKARVIAMYLPQYHPIPENDKYWGKGFTEWRNVVLAKPLFKGHYQPRIPADLGFYDLRIPEIREAQAEMAREAGIEGFMYWHYYFGNGRTLLERPFHEVLNSGKPDFPFCLGWANHSWQTKTWQHKSFQKQEMIMEMLYPGKEDYINHFNYCLPAFKDSRYITVDGKPLFTVFAPTSIPNSKEFIEIWQNLAIQNGLPGIHFVGNLVGRTTTLQQLLDLGYDAVIDNRMWQAEAAVMGASWRRRLKTLFSYKLGASLAKFDYANIIKYWETDEFYDENVYPTILPGYDRSARAGKHGVIYYNSTPKLFKEHVHNILKYVKNKQDEHKIIFLKSWNEWGEGNYMEPDLKYGHEFIKALASEIK; this is translated from the coding sequence ATGGAAGTAAAAGCAAGGGTAATCGCAATGTATTTACCTCAATATCACCCTATACCAGAAAATGATAAATATTGGGGTAAAGGATTTACCGAGTGGAGAAATGTAGTCTTAGCAAAACCGTTATTTAAAGGGCATTACCAGCCACGAATACCGGCGGATTTAGGCTTTTATGATTTGCGTATTCCTGAGATTAGAGAGGCACAAGCAGAAATGGCCAGAGAAGCAGGCATAGAAGGTTTTATGTATTGGCATTATTATTTTGGTAATGGTCGTACGTTACTGGAGCGTCCATTTCATGAGGTTCTAAACTCCGGGAAACCAGATTTTCCATTTTGTTTAGGGTGGGCAAATCATTCGTGGCAAACGAAAACGTGGCAGCATAAATCTTTCCAAAAGCAAGAAATGATCATGGAAATGCTTTATCCTGGAAAAGAAGATTATATAAACCATTTTAACTATTGCCTTCCTGCATTTAAGGATTCTCGCTATATCACAGTTGATGGTAAACCTTTATTTACTGTCTTTGCTCCTACATCAATTCCTAATTCCAAAGAATTTATAGAAATCTGGCAGAATTTGGCTATACAAAATGGATTACCGGGAATTCATTTTGTAGGAAACCTTGTAGGACGTACAACAACTTTACAGCAATTGCTAGATTTAGGGTATGATGCAGTAATAGACAATAGAATGTGGCAAGCCGAGGCTGCAGTAATGGGTGCAAGCTGGAGACGTCGCTTAAAAACATTGTTTTCCTACAAACTGGGAGCATCATTAGCCAAATTTGATTATGCTAATATTATCAAATATTGGGAGACTGATGAATTTTATGATGAAAATGTATATCCAACAATCCTTCCTGGATATGACAGATCTGCTAGGGCTGGTAAACATGGTGTAATTTATTATAACTCCACTCCAAAACTTTTTAAAGAGCATGTGCATAATATTCTTAAATATGTAAAAAACAAGCAGGATGAACATAAAATTATTTTCTTAAAATCATGGAATGAATGGGGAGAAGGAAATTATATGGAACCTGATTTAAAATATGGGCATGAGTTCATTAAAGCGTTAGCCAGTGAAATTAAATGA
- a CDS encoding glycosyltransferase has translation MRLLFDFITTQHFIGGAAEYIRKVFYSLLKESKVSTSEITFYGLIDSSIGKYAYDDFSPKALQALGIYVIDIKNHTLAEIIQINKIDKVFIGAGQYWTKYDVKSLTCPVICVIHDLCDEEYFYNKLSHLIFFQHIIKYMLFKIRILLSGGKPRRIKGVECLLKTLISNPNAKIITVSNFSKYSIKYFYDIPDNKISVLYSPHRISNLNNNIENEVLRELIKSKKRYYLMISANRKNKNAYKTIAAFKRFAENDGYNSLLITVGYPKSEYTNHVVLPYLSESDLANAMKYCYAFIFPSFFEGFGYPPLEAMMYGKPILCSNVTSIPEIVGDASISFSPFYTSDIYRALCSLNELNYNEVAEKSKKRYDIISLKQQKDLQKLLDLILQRNK, from the coding sequence ATGAGACTTTTATTTGACTTCATCACTACCCAACATTTCATAGGTGGCGCCGCAGAGTATATACGCAAAGTGTTTTATTCTCTCTTAAAAGAAAGTAAAGTATCAACATCGGAAATAACTTTTTATGGCTTAATAGACTCTTCAATAGGGAAATATGCTTATGATGATTTTTCTCCTAAAGCTTTACAAGCTTTAGGAATTTATGTCATTGACATTAAAAACCATACGTTGGCAGAGATTATTCAAATAAATAAAATTGACAAGGTTTTTATTGGTGCAGGGCAATATTGGACAAAATATGATGTGAAAAGTTTGACATGTCCAGTTATTTGTGTTATACACGACTTATGTGATGAAGAATATTTTTATAATAAGTTATCTCATTTAATATTCTTCCAACACATTATTAAATATATGCTTTTCAAAATTCGTATTCTTCTTAGTGGAGGTAAGCCACGGAGGATTAAAGGAGTTGAGTGCCTATTAAAGACATTAATATCCAACCCAAATGCGAAAATAATAACGGTGTCAAACTTCTCAAAATATTCAATAAAATACTTTTATGATATCCCTGACAATAAAATATCCGTGTTATATAGTCCGCATCGTATTTCAAACTTAAATAACAACATAGAAAATGAAGTATTAAGAGAATTGATAAAAAGCAAAAAGAGATATTATCTGATGATAAGTGCTAATAGAAAAAATAAAAATGCTTATAAAACAATTGCTGCTTTTAAGCGTTTTGCCGAAAATGATGGTTATAACAGTTTACTTATCACTGTAGGTTATCCCAAATCCGAGTATACCAATCATGTCGTTCTTCCATATTTGAGTGAATCAGATTTAGCTAATGCTATGAAATATTGTTATGCATTTATATTTCCTTCTTTTTTTGAAGGCTTTGGTTATCCCCCCCTTGAGGCTATGATGTATGGTAAGCCAATATTATGTTCAAATGTAACATCTATTCCTGAAATTGTAGGCGATGCATCCATATCATTTTCACCATTCTATACATCAGACATATATAGGGCTTTATGCTCATTAAATGAATTAAATTACAATGAGGTTGCTGAAAAATCAAAAAAGCGATATGACATCATAAGTCTAAAACAACAAAAAGATTTGCAAAAACTTTTAGATTTAATACTTCAGCGTAATAAATGA
- a CDS encoding glycosyltransferase family 8 protein, with amino-acid sequence MKEENFNITCSTDDKYVQHCMVMLCSLFENNTEKNFFVHILINCLSENNQEQLRSLATRYGNEVYFYKVNENILDGVKFRNKRPLTKAAYYRLLLPSILSELKTVLYLDCDIVVLGDVSELFHIDLSDFALAACLDPMPFSDTHRRQINHPVGTKTFCSGMMYINLDYWRSHDSERKCLDFAKKERTPVYLHDQDVFNYVFRDQWFLLPPKWNVSPMAKNIFWEGYKMFDYVEYYTQPQIYHYCAHIKPWQNLMSLKRSYYLKYLKLSGFKSPKIEETTLKEKLKALFWCIDVVYWKNIDPYLPFIISGLIKEFINMYRLMKICLFKITNNRQKWINQVKYFRYEKFLR; translated from the coding sequence ATGAAAGAAGAAAATTTTAATATAACGTGCAGTACTGATGACAAGTATGTCCAACATTGTATGGTTATGCTTTGTTCACTTTTTGAAAATAATACAGAGAAAAATTTTTTCGTACACATCTTAATAAATTGTTTATCGGAGAATAATCAAGAGCAATTACGTTCACTTGCTACTCGTTATGGTAATGAGGTCTATTTCTACAAAGTAAACGAAAATATTTTAGATGGAGTGAAGTTTAGAAATAAACGTCCATTAACAAAGGCTGCTTATTACAGACTATTATTACCGTCAATTCTCTCAGAACTGAAAACCGTTTTATATTTAGATTGCGATATTGTTGTATTGGGAGATGTCAGTGAGCTATTTCACATTGATTTATCAGACTTTGCATTGGCTGCCTGTTTAGATCCTATGCCGTTTTCGGATACTCATCGTCGTCAAATTAACCATCCTGTTGGTACAAAAACTTTTTGCTCAGGAATGATGTATATAAATCTTGATTATTGGCGTAGTCATGACAGCGAAAGGAAATGTCTGGACTTTGCAAAAAAAGAACGAACGCCAGTATACCTACACGATCAAGATGTGTTCAATTACGTTTTTAGAGATCAATGGTTTCTATTGCCTCCCAAATGGAATGTATCGCCAATGGCAAAAAATATTTTTTGGGAAGGTTATAAGATGTTTGATTACGTAGAGTATTATACTCAACCACAAATATATCATTATTGTGCCCATATAAAACCATGGCAGAATCTTATGTCTTTAAAAAGAAGTTACTACTTAAAATACCTTAAATTATCAGGCTTTAAATCTCCCAAAATTGAAGAAACGACCTTAAAGGAAAAATTGAAAGCCTTGTTTTGGTGCATCGATGTAGTTTACTGGAAAAATATAGATCCCTATTTACCTTTCATTATTTCAGGCTTGATTAAAGAATTCATAAATATGTACAGATTGATGAAAATTTGCCTTTTTAAAATAACAAACAATAGACAAAAATGGATAAATCAAGTAAAATATTTTAGATATGAAAAATTCTTAAGATAA
- a CDS encoding acyltransferase family protein, with product MNVIKLMFTDFSRWSKFRTELMGITMCGIIIDHIMGRLNAHNVVLDFISKVLHVETFLLLSGFGLFYSMNKGCKIIPFYLKRFQRVLFPFMVMVSPYLIYEFFIEKYSLLRLFLKVTSLDFWFNGNYIGAWYVAFSLVLYLLFPIFYKCVNRKRLLFSSINTLVLIFTLIAVNILIEYYFPLKYSQIEIALRHSPIFIVGIYIARFSLGNISKKTIALYWCGVVFIILILKLLTLKYGEWISGSYYSDMKQLFYLPLISMIFFLLYKFNLENILMKGFRWMGQYSLEIYILHIVVYRFAVSLTGYQYLENIVGDTAAVLSTVIVSLIICVPIHNFIEKLKSKI from the coding sequence ATGAATGTTATAAAACTCATGTTTACCGATTTCTCTAGATGGAGTAAATTCCGCACAGAATTGATGGGAATAACAATGTGTGGCATTATTATTGACCATATAATGGGGCGGTTAAATGCCCACAATGTAGTCTTGGATTTTATTTCCAAAGTCTTACATGTAGAAACTTTTCTTTTATTATCAGGCTTCGGACTGTTTTATTCCATGAATAAAGGATGTAAGATTATCCCTTTCTATCTTAAGAGATTTCAGCGTGTTTTATTTCCATTTATGGTAATGGTCTCACCATATCTGATATATGAATTCTTTATCGAGAAATATTCGTTATTGAGATTATTTCTTAAGGTAACAAGTTTGGACTTTTGGTTTAATGGCAATTATATTGGAGCATGGTATGTGGCTTTTTCTTTAGTTCTTTATTTGCTTTTTCCTATTTTTTATAAATGTGTGAACAGGAAAAGATTATTATTTTCTTCAATAAACACTCTTGTCTTAATATTTACTCTCATTGCAGTAAATATTTTAATTGAATATTATTTTCCCCTAAAATATTCTCAAATTGAAATAGCATTAAGACATTCTCCCATCTTCATTGTTGGAATTTATATTGCGAGATTTTCTCTTGGAAATATTAGCAAAAAAACTATTGCATTATATTGGTGCGGAGTTGTCTTCATTATATTGATATTAAAACTATTAACATTGAAATATGGAGAATGGATTAGTGGTTCTTATTACAGTGATATGAAACAGTTATTTTATTTACCATTAATTTCAATGATATTCTTTTTGCTATATAAGTTTAATTTGGAAAACATACTAATGAAAGGTTTTAGATGGATGGGGCAGTATTCATTGGAAATTTACATACTTCACATTGTTGTTTACAGATTCGCTGTAAGTCTTACAGGATACCAATATTTGGAAAATATCGTAGGTGACACTGCTGCTGTATTATCGACTGTAATAGTGTCTTTAATAATTTGCGTTCCCATACATAATTTTATAGAAAAATTAAAAAGTAAAATATGA
- a CDS encoding acyltransferase, protein MIEDGVILKNVKIKVSGKNNSLVICKNVKFYNKSIILIENENNMLEIGRDSDFQGCSFILREYDTKVTIGKDCMFSSNIFVRNGDSHTIYNAHGVKINYAKDVKIGDKVWIGYGATILKGSVIGNNSIIGTQSVVAGLKVPNGSIVAGNPARILKQEIYWGRERIK, encoded by the coding sequence ATGATAGAAGATGGCGTTATTCTAAAAAATGTAAAAATTAAAGTATCAGGTAAGAATAACTCACTTGTTATTTGTAAAAATGTAAAATTTTATAATAAGTCAATAATATTGATAGAAAACGAAAATAACATGTTAGAAATTGGTAGAGATTCCGATTTTCAAGGATGTTCCTTCATTTTAAGAGAATACGATACAAAAGTAACAATTGGAAAGGACTGTATGTTTTCATCAAATATATTTGTACGCAACGGCGACTCACATACTATCTATAACGCTCATGGAGTTAAAATTAATTATGCTAAGGATGTGAAGATTGGGGATAAGGTATGGATTGGCTATGGGGCGACAATTTTAAAAGGTAGTGTTATTGGCAATAATTCAATAATTGGGACACAAAGTGTTGTTGCTGGATTAAAAGTCCCGAATGGAAGCATAGTAGCTGGAAATCCAGCAAGAATATTAAAACAAGAAATATATTGGGGAAGAGAACGAATTAAATAA
- a CDS encoding lipopolysaccharide biosynthesis protein encodes MNQNTSVNNKRIAKNTLLLYIRMFITMAIGLFTSRVVLNVLGVSDYGIYNVVGGVITMASFLNSAMVASTQRFISFELGRGNIMRLSRIFCTSINIHAAIAFISVILGETLGLWFVNTQLNLPVERMYAVNWVYQCSILTFIFTVISVPYNACIVAHEKMNVYAYISIFEVIMKLVIVYALLVSSIDKLILYAILLAFVAITVRFLYSMYCQRKFEECKYQFTFDMELSKQMFSFAGWSVLGNMGVSLKDQISNIILNLFFGPTVNAARGIGINVSSLINTFSTNFAMAINPQITKQYARGNLHESQKLVYAGARFTFFLLSVISIPVIVNIDYLLKLWLGIVPEYTSAFMVLSILACLLYSLSGSVTTAIQATGNIKWFQIGVSIIMFSELPVAYILLQLGCKPYTVMYPTILTYTIAVFFRFFLLHRIIPSYNIHTYLFDVVLRCILIFLTSWGISQSIADNLTDNLPNLLITTSSSFIITALLVLFCGLKKNERSMLIQKIRNIKFK; translated from the coding sequence ATGAATCAAAATACTTCTGTTAATAACAAGCGCATAGCCAAGAATACACTACTACTCTACATCCGCATGTTTATTACAATGGCGATAGGGTTATTCACCTCGCGTGTTGTCTTAAACGTGCTTGGAGTATCTGATTATGGAATCTACAATGTAGTAGGAGGCGTAATAACCATGGCCTCTTTTTTAAATAGCGCAATGGTTGCTTCCACCCAAAGATTCATATCATTTGAATTAGGCAGAGGAAATATAATGCGCTTGAGCAGGATATTCTGCACTTCCATAAATATTCATGCTGCAATAGCTTTTATTTCTGTAATTTTAGGTGAGACTTTAGGTTTGTGGTTTGTAAACACCCAACTAAACCTACCAGTAGAACGTATGTACGCTGTTAATTGGGTATATCAATGTTCAATTTTAACTTTTATATTTACTGTCATCAGTGTACCATACAATGCATGTATTGTTGCTCATGAAAAAATGAACGTGTACGCATATATCAGTATTTTTGAAGTCATAATGAAACTTGTAATTGTCTATGCATTACTCGTTTCCTCCATAGATAAACTTATTTTGTATGCCATTTTATTAGCTTTCGTTGCCATTACCGTCCGATTTTTATATTCAATGTATTGCCAACGAAAATTTGAAGAATGTAAATATCAATTTACTTTTGATATGGAACTATCAAAACAAATGTTCTCATTTGCAGGATGGAGTGTATTAGGCAACATGGGAGTCTCATTAAAAGATCAAATATCAAATATTATTTTAAACTTATTTTTTGGACCCACCGTCAATGCGGCTCGAGGGATAGGAATAAATGTTTCTTCACTAATAAATACTTTTTCCACAAATTTTGCTATGGCTATAAACCCACAAATAACCAAACAATACGCCAGAGGGAATTTACATGAAAGCCAGAAACTTGTTTATGCGGGTGCAAGATTCACTTTTTTCCTGTTAAGTGTAATTTCTATTCCTGTGATTGTAAATATAGATTATTTGTTGAAGTTATGGCTTGGAATTGTTCCTGAATATACTTCCGCTTTTATGGTGTTATCCATATTAGCGTGCTTACTTTATTCATTATCGGGCTCTGTGACTACAGCTATTCAAGCAACTGGAAATATAAAATGGTTTCAGATTGGAGTGTCTATCATTATGTTTTCTGAATTACCTGTCGCTTACATTCTACTACAACTTGGATGTAAGCCCTATACCGTAATGTATCCTACAATTTTAACTTATACAATAGCCGTTTTCTTCCGATTTTTCCTACTTCATCGGATAATACCTTCGTACAATATCCACACATATCTGTTTGATGTTGTTCTACGGTGCATTTTGATATTCTTAACAAGTTGGGGTATCTCACAATCTATAGCTGATAATCTTACCGACAATCTACCCAATTTGCTTATTACGACTTCTAGCTCTTTTATCATCACTGCTTTACTTGTTCTATTTTGTGGACTGAAAAAGAATGAACGTAGTATGCTAATTCAAAAAATAAGGAATATAAAGTTTAAATAA
- a CDS encoding polysaccharide biosynthesis tyrosine autokinase: protein MTEQTTSHNLTPENPEEKPFNLYELIFKYLAYWPWFVVSVIACMVLAFVYLRYQAPVYNVTASVLIKEEDSRNRSIGAAGDALEALQSMGGFSMSNNFDNEVEIMKSRTLIKKVVTHLGLYISTGEKRFFGYNAPLYKTSPLEVYMSPEEADKLEGGIKLHLTYTPDNRLNAKAEYILNEEKEEIEKSFDKLPVVFPTPVGVISVTTKDSLLTEWRKDNDGEIKLITAINSPTAVAKAYGEMLNVESTSKTTTIAQIAVKNTSRQRAIDFINCLVAFYNQDANDEKNEVAMKSAEFIEDRIQIINQELGTTETQLADFKQKSGLTDLTSDAKLALEENSKYEQMRIENQTQIRLVEFLREYINNPANAHEVIPANVGLQDQDLSKLIDQYNSMLIERKRLLLTSSETNPAVVNMNTGIEATRHNVQTTVASVLKGLQITKADLERQARKYEGRISSAPQQEKEFLSIARQQEIKAQLYIMLLQKREENAITLAATATNGRIIEEALPDKSPVSPQKQMIALAALVFGLAIPVGFVYLRDLLKYKIENREDVERITTVGILAELPKCATPEKGAIVIHENKNDIMEETFRGLRTNLLFMLGKDDKVILFSSTQPGEGKSFVAGNTAVSLAFLGKKVIVVGMDIRKPGLNKVFNLSRRAEGITNYLSDPDNVNLFDMIQRSDISPNLDILPGGPVPPNPTELVARDVLVHAIDQLKSRYDYVILDTAPIGMVTDTAIIGRVADMCVYVCRADVTPKAGYEYINVLKNEHKFPKLATVINGIDMSKRKNSYGYGYGKKYGYGKGYGYGYGYGYGYGYEAKGKKNQQHK from the coding sequence ATGACTGAACAAACAACCTCCCATAATCTCACTCCGGAGAACCCGGAAGAAAAGCCTTTCAACCTTTACGAACTTATTTTCAAATACCTGGCCTACTGGCCCTGGTTCGTAGTCAGTGTGATAGCCTGCATGGTGCTGGCCTTTGTGTACCTGCGCTATCAGGCTCCGGTGTATAATGTAACCGCCAGCGTGCTGATTAAGGAAGAAGATTCCCGCAACCGCTCAATAGGAGCAGCAGGTGATGCCTTGGAAGCCCTACAGAGCATGGGCGGCTTTTCCATGAGTAATAACTTCGACAACGAAGTGGAAATCATGAAATCACGCACCCTAATTAAGAAAGTAGTCACCCATCTGGGGCTGTATATTTCCACCGGTGAAAAACGCTTTTTTGGCTATAATGCGCCTCTCTACAAAACTTCACCATTAGAAGTGTATATGTCACCTGAAGAAGCTGACAAACTGGAAGGAGGAATTAAACTACATCTTACCTATACCCCCGACAATCGACTGAATGCCAAAGCAGAATACATACTCAATGAAGAAAAAGAGGAAATTGAGAAGAGTTTCGACAAACTGCCGGTCGTCTTCCCAACCCCAGTCGGTGTAATTAGTGTAACAACAAAAGATTCTCTGTTGACTGAATGGCGAAAAGATAACGATGGCGAAATTAAATTAATTACAGCAATAAACTCTCCTACCGCCGTAGCCAAGGCATACGGAGAGATGCTAAACGTAGAATCTACCTCAAAAACAACCACCATTGCCCAGATAGCCGTAAAAAACACGAGTCGCCAACGCGCCATCGATTTTATCAACTGCCTGGTGGCCTTCTACAACCAAGACGCCAATGATGAAAAGAATGAGGTTGCCATGAAGTCGGCAGAATTTATTGAAGACCGCATCCAGATTATCAATCAGGAATTGGGAACTACCGAAACCCAGCTGGCCGACTTTAAACAAAAATCCGGCTTGACCGATTTGACCAGCGATGCCAAACTGGCCTTGGAAGAAAACTCGAAGTACGAACAAATGCGGATTGAAAATCAGACGCAAATCCGGCTGGTAGAATTTCTGCGCGAATATATCAATAATCCGGCTAATGCCCACGAAGTGATTCCTGCCAACGTAGGTTTACAGGATCAGGATTTAAGTAAACTAATTGACCAATACAACTCCATGCTGATTGAGCGCAAACGCCTGTTGCTCACCTCTTCCGAAACCAATCCGGCAGTGGTAAATATGAACACCGGCATTGAAGCTACCCGCCACAATGTGCAGACCACCGTAGCCAGCGTCTTGAAAGGACTTCAAATCACGAAGGCCGATTTGGAACGCCAAGCACGGAAGTATGAGGGCCGCATCAGCAGTGCGCCCCAGCAGGAAAAGGAATTTCTGAGCATTGCCCGCCAGCAGGAAATCAAGGCCCAGCTTTATATCATGCTGCTGCAGAAACGGGAAGAAAATGCCATCACCTTGGCAGCTACCGCGACTAATGGCCGTATCATTGAAGAAGCCTTGCCGGATAAATCTCCTGTTTCACCCCAAAAACAAATGATTGCGTTAGCTGCCCTTGTGTTCGGCCTTGCCATCCCGGTAGGTTTTGTGTACCTCCGCGACTTATTGAAATACAAGATTGAGAACCGTGAGGATGTGGAACGCATCACCACCGTAGGCATTCTGGCCGAATTGCCCAAATGCGCCACTCCCGAAAAAGGTGCCATTGTGATTCACGAAAACAAGAACGACATTATGGAAGAGACCTTCCGCGGCCTGCGTACCAATCTGCTCTTTATGCTGGGTAAAGACGACAAGGTCATTCTCTTCTCCTCTACCCAGCCGGGGGAAGGAAAATCTTTTGTGGCAGGTAATACGGCAGTCAGCCTCGCCTTCCTGGGCAAGAAAGTGATTGTGGTCGGTATGGATATCCGCAAGCCCGGTTTGAACAAGGTGTTCAACCTGAGCCGCCGCGCCGAAGGTATCACCAACTACCTGAGCGACCCCGACAATGTGAACCTGTTCGACATGATTCAGCGTTCCGACATCAGCCCGAATCTGGATATCCTGCCTGGTGGACCCGTACCTCCTAACCCGACCGAACTGGTAGCCCGCGATGTCTTGGTACACGCCATCGACCAGCTGAAATCCCGTTACGATTACGTAATTTTGGATACTGCTCCAATTGGTATGGTGACCGATACCGCCATCATTGGCCGTGTAGCCGATATGTGCGTCTATGTCTGCCGTGCCGATGTCACACCCAAAGCCGGTTACGAATACATCAATGTATTGAAAAACGAACATAAGTTCCCGAAACTGGCTACCGTCATCAATGGTATTGATATGAGTAAGCGTAAGAATAGTTACGGATATGGATATGGTAAGAAATATGGTTATGGGAAAGGATATGGATACGGATATGGATATGGATATGGATATGGATATGAAGCAAAAGGAAAAAAGAACCAACAACATAAATAA
- a CDS encoding polysaccharide biosynthesis/export family protein, with amino-acid sequence MRLHKIACLAVALTLTAGCTSYKKVPYLQDPEVVNNYGKEIPLYDAKIMPKDLLSITINTTDPQASAPFNLTVQTPLNAALTNINTTTQPTLQQYLVNNKGEIDFPVLGRLKVGGLTKNQAEDLIRERLTSYLKEAPIVTVRMANYKISVLGEVSHPGTFTVSNEKVNVLEALAMAGDMTVYGVRTNVKLIREDADGKREIKELDLTKSDLVLSPYFYLRQNDILYVTPNKTKAKNSDIGNTTTTVISATSILVSIASLIVNILR; translated from the coding sequence ATGAGATTACACAAAATTGCCTGCCTGGCAGTGGCCTTGACCCTGACAGCCGGTTGCACTTCCTACAAGAAAGTGCCCTATCTGCAAGACCCTGAAGTGGTAAACAACTACGGAAAAGAGATTCCGCTCTACGATGCCAAGATCATGCCCAAGGACCTGTTGAGCATTACCATCAACACCACCGACCCGCAGGCATCCGCTCCGTTCAACCTGACGGTGCAGACCCCGCTGAACGCGGCGCTTACCAACATCAATACCACCACCCAGCCTACCCTCCAGCAGTATCTGGTGAACAACAAGGGTGAAATCGACTTCCCCGTGCTGGGACGTCTGAAGGTGGGCGGACTCACCAAGAACCAGGCGGAAGACCTGATTCGCGAGAGACTGACTTCTTACTTGAAAGAGGCCCCCATCGTGACGGTGCGTATGGCCAACTACAAGATTTCCGTGCTGGGTGAAGTGTCCCATCCGGGTACCTTCACCGTGAGCAACGAAAAGGTGAACGTGCTGGAAGCCCTGGCCATGGCGGGCGACATGACCGTGTATGGCGTGCGTACCAATGTGAAGCTGATTCGCGAGGATGCCGACGGCAAGCGCGAAATCAAGGAACTCGACCTGACGAAGAGCGACCTGGTGCTGTCGCCCTACTTCTACCTGCGGCAGAACGACATTCTCTATGTCACTCCGAACAAGACCAAGGCCAAGAACTCCGACATCGGTAACACCACCACCACGGTGATTTCGGCCACTTCCATTCTGGTGTCCATTGCCAGCTTGATTGTTAATATTCTCCGCTAA